A single region of the Coregonus clupeaformis isolate EN_2021a chromosome 16, ASM2061545v1, whole genome shotgun sequence genome encodes:
- the LOC121584454 gene encoding protein kish-A, protein MSAIFNFQSLLTVILLLICTCAYIRALAPSLLDKNKSGILGIFWKCARIGERKSPWVACCCVMMAFSILFVQ, encoded by the exons ATG TCTGCCATTTTCAACTTCCAGAGTCTTCTGACTGTGATTCTTCTGCTTATCTGTACATGTGCATACATCAGAGCTCTAGCCCCCAGCCTGCTAGACAAGAACAAGTCCGG AATTTTGGGAATATTCTGGAAGTGTGCCAGAATAG GTGAACGTAAGAGTCCCTGGGTGGCTTGTTGCTGTGTCATGATGGCTTTCAGTATCCTGTTTGTACAGTAG